The genomic segment CGTAGGCGGCCCGTTCCAGCTTGAGGCGGCTCACGTAGGCCCCGACCGGCTCCCCGACCAGGGCGCGGAATATGCGGTGGAAGTGGAAAGGCGAGAAGCAGGCGATGCCGGCCAGCGTCGCCAGATCGCACTCCTCGTCGAGATGATACCAGAGGTAGTTGATCACCTCGTTCAGGCGACGTTGGTAGTCGCTGAGGGTTTCGTGCCTGGGCGTCACCCGCGGCTCAGCTTTTCTCTACCGGCAGGTAGATGTCGGTTACCAGCTCGGCGGGCGGCGTCTTACCCGGGTCGTTCCGGTAAATCTCCAGGCAGGCCGTCTTGCGCTTCCGGTACCCGCCCAGCTCGCGGAGCTGCCGGTGGGCCTCCCCGAAGGCCGCGCCCAGCTCGTCGTACGGCCCGACGTGGTGGTACTGCGCGAAGGTCCCCGCGGCGAGCTCGTGCACGCCGTCCACCCCCGCCGGCGGCTCGCCGGTGATGGTGAAGGCGGCGTCGTAGCGGCTCTTCTCGGTGGGCGTCGTGTCATGCGTGGTGTGCCAGACGTCGTAGTCGAAATCAATCAAAAGAATCGTGGGCAGCCCGCGGACCAGGAAGCTTTTGTGGTCGTCGTTGAGGGTGGAGCCGTAGCCGGGCTGGAACGTCCCTTCGTCCAGCCTCTTCGCGGTGTCCCAAACGCTCCGGGTGAGGTCGGGGGCGTCGAGGACGGAGTTGCCCTCGTGAAGGACCGTGAGGTCGGCGTCGCCGATCATGTCCACCACGATGCCGGCGGAGTACATGAGCGAGCCCTGGCGCGCCAGGTGCTCCGAGCCGATGCAGAAGTCCATCCCCCCGATGCGTCCCTGGTCTTCGCCGTCGAAGAGGACGAAGACGACGCCCACGTCCGGCGGGTTTTCCGCGAAAGAGCGCGCCAGCTCGAG from the bacterium genome contains:
- a CDS encoding M28 family peptidase → MKVLPLILVMVFSAAAFDAETAFGLLEEQVAFGPRLPGSAGHEACRWWLIGELGRYCDELALDAFDYVSPDGTYAFRLTNIIGVINPEAPRRIMLGAHWDTRIFADEDPNPARRTEPVPGANDGASGVAVLLELARSFAENPPDVGVVFVLFDGEDQGRIGGMDFCIGSEHLARQGSLMYSAGIVVDMIGDADLTVLHEGNSVLDAPDLTRSVWDTAKRLDEGTFQPGYGSTLNDDHKSFLVRGLPTILLIDFDYDVWHTTHDTTPTEKSRYDAAFTITGEPPAGVDGVHELAAGTFAQYHHVGPYDELGAAFGEAHRQLRELGGYRKRKTACLEIYRNDPGKTPPAELVTDIYLPVEKS